A region of Candidatus Neomarinimicrobiota bacterium DNA encodes the following proteins:
- a CDS encoding dihydrofolate reductase has product MKITVFMATSLDGFIADEDGSVEWLNELPPPEDSDEDMGFGALLQSVDRLVMGRTTFNQVLSFGSWPYGDTPVMVLSHQAAPRVLPDGATIEFAHGSPETLVQQFKSAGDKHIYLDGGNVIQQFLAAGLIDEIILTQVPVLLGSGISLFKAALDEKLWGVEGVTNYPNGFVQTHFKKRKPSF; this is encoded by the coding sequence ATGAAAATCACCGTATTTATGGCCACCAGCCTGGATGGTTTTATAGCAGATGAGGATGGCAGTGTGGAGTGGCTCAATGAACTGCCTCCCCCAGAGGATTCAGACGAGGATATGGGTTTTGGAGCCTTGCTGCAGTCGGTAGATAGATTGGTAATGGGGCGCACAACCTTCAATCAGGTTCTGAGCTTTGGGAGCTGGCCGTATGGTGACACACCAGTCATGGTATTATCCCATCAAGCAGCTCCACGAGTTCTACCAGATGGCGCCACTATAGAATTTGCTCATGGATCACCAGAGACCCTGGTTCAACAATTCAAATCTGCAGGAGATAAGCACATTTATCTGGATGGCGGGAATGTGATTCAGCAATTTCTTGCGGCTGGACTGATTGACGAAATTATCCTCACCCAGGTCCCAGTGCTGTTGGGCAGCGGTATCAGCCTGTTTAAAGCAGCTCTGGACGAGAAATTATGGGGTGTGGAGGGTGTCACCAACTACCCCAATGGATTTGTTCAAACCCATTTCAAAAAAAGGAAGCCATCCTTTTAG
- a CDS encoding DUF2269 family protein, which yields MIKVFHILGVVLFLGNIIISAVWRLLAQGVDDKAVHKFSIKLIQRTDVIFAIPGIILIAVTGHMLAAGVGGIGAHSWIYHSYALLTVSALIWIAGLLPIQRKQMRLLNESHSIKEAGIRYKTLNKWWIILWIVAAVLPLIALYLMVVRPV from the coding sequence ATGATAAAAGTATTTCACATTCTCGGGGTTGTCCTCTTCCTGGGAAATATCATAATCAGCGCGGTGTGGCGACTCTTAGCTCAAGGCGTGGATGATAAGGCAGTTCATAAGTTCTCGATCAAATTGATTCAACGAACCGATGTTATATTTGCCATCCCCGGGATTATCCTCATTGCTGTTACTGGTCATATGCTAGCTGCAGGAGTTGGGGGCATAGGCGCACACAGCTGGATCTATCATAGTTATGCTCTGTTGACCGTTTCAGCCCTTATCTGGATCGCTGGATTATTGCCTATACAGCGTAAGCAGATGCGACTTTTGAATGAATCCCATTCCATAAAAGAAGCCGGTATTCGATATAAAACATTGAACAAATGGTGGATCATTCTGTGGATTGTTGCTGCTGTATTGCCTCTCATTGCACTCTATCTCATGGTCGTCCGTCCTGTCTAA
- the ftsZ gene encoding cell division protein FtsZ: protein MLFEFDSLKEQKARIRVIGVGGAGSNAIDRMVDSELSGVEFIAVNTDAQALDNSKADVKIQIGKTITKGLGAGAKLHVGEAAAEEDAQAIAAALDGSDLVFVTAGMGGGTGTGAAPIVARISKEIGALTIGIVTTPFRCEGPQRSKRGKEGVENLRQYLDTLIVIPNQRLLSIVERTTTMVDAFLEADSVLLQATRGISDLINVPGLINLDYADVKTTMEGMGDAIMGTGIASGEERAVLAAQTAISSPLLDDTNINGAQGLLINITGGPNMSLFEVDEAANLIFEEVGDQANIIMGAVIDETMGDELRVTVIATGFHHDSDLKFDRKETQPARVYRPTAPMAASNSAEEIVIEAPVQNFVEPKIAPRLETFENREKLEVPTFARQQSEKEDVIMHFSDDLSVPTYIRRQEGMTL, encoded by the coding sequence ATGTTGTTTGAATTTGATAGTTTAAAAGAACAGAAAGCTCGGATCCGGGTTATTGGTGTTGGTGGTGCTGGAAGCAATGCCATCGATCGAATGGTCGACTCAGAACTTTCAGGCGTGGAATTCATCGCCGTAAATACAGATGCTCAGGCTCTTGATAACAGCAAAGCTGATGTCAAAATCCAGATTGGCAAGACCATTACCAAAGGTCTGGGAGCCGGTGCAAAGCTCCATGTAGGTGAAGCTGCCGCTGAGGAAGATGCTCAGGCAATCGCAGCAGCTCTTGATGGATCCGATCTTGTCTTTGTTACAGCAGGTATGGGAGGCGGCACGGGAACAGGCGCTGCCCCGATTGTTGCACGGATTTCAAAGGAAATTGGTGCCCTCACCATCGGCATAGTTACAACCCCCTTCCGCTGCGAAGGTCCCCAAAGATCCAAACGGGGTAAAGAGGGTGTAGAGAATCTGCGTCAATACCTGGATACCCTTATCGTCATTCCAAATCAGAGACTCCTCTCTATTGTTGAGAGAACCACCACCATGGTCGATGCTTTTCTGGAAGCCGATTCAGTACTTCTTCAGGCTACCCGTGGTATTTCTGATTTGATCAATGTTCCAGGTCTTATCAACCTGGACTACGCAGATGTCAAAACGACCATGGAAGGCATGGGCGATGCCATTATGGGCACCGGCATAGCTTCTGGTGAGGAACGCGCTGTATTGGCCGCTCAGACCGCTATATCGTCACCTCTGCTGGATGATACGAATATTAATGGAGCACAAGGCCTGCTTATCAATATCACGGGTGGTCCAAATATGTCACTCTTTGAAGTTGATGAAGCAGCAAACCTCATTTTTGAAGAAGTCGGTGATCAGGCCAATATCATCATGGGTGCAGTGATTGATGAGACTATGGGTGATGAGCTCAGAGTGACAGTCATTGCCACTGGTTTTCATCATGACTCAGATCTGAAATTCGATAGAAAAGAAACCCAACCTGCCAGAGTATATCGTCCAACTGCTCCAATGGCTGCATCCAATTCTGCCGAAGAGATTGTGATCGAAGCTCCAGTCCAGAACTTCGTGGAGCCAAAGATTGCCCCACGACTGGAAACCTTCGAAAATCGTGAGAAATTGGAGGTGCCTACATTCGCGCGTCAACAATCAGAAAAAGAGGATGTCATCATGCATTTTAGCGATGATCTCTCTGTACCTACCTATATCCGTCGTCAAGAGGGTATGACGTTATAA